In Hydractinia symbiolongicarpus strain clone_291-10 chromosome 4, HSymV2.1, whole genome shotgun sequence, the following proteins share a genomic window:
- the LOC130640872 gene encoding myosin light chain kinase, smooth muscle-like isoform X1 produces the protein MPKKTPQAPKFVEKLENIEVNVGKTAIIDCVCTGEPEPDCDWFFEEKPIKDEGRFRYLFEKDDVIGLEIKKVTAEDEGEYKCVAFNKSGEVESKCTILVNAAGKIVDAPRSESYNENQTAIFKCEYVGHPHPEVGWFRGKKEIKNGGKYLITKKNQISCIEIDELTLDDGGSYSVVVNNESGEDEVSFTLTVYPDKKKPAKKESTDPMAGVTNFQKQAAGRLFTPPGRKNKKKKKLPIEREGIIAENPEKFYTFGDEIGRGKFSVVRQAVNMKTKQKYAAKIIKFDADSLKFAIREYDLMASGKTVTKGTVKLHEAYLVQKYLILIMDLIEGKTLLDQVSHRHSLNEDDVAYIIRQLCETLAELHSRNVIHLDLRPTNIRFYSGREVKLLDYNSSRHIANKFAGEVVDVIGDTEFCAPELLNFEPVLPGSDMWSVGVITYIMLSGISPFFYEDESKVVMSVQNVKWKFDEDAFENVSSNAKDFIKKIFVRIPEQRLTAVGALKHPWLSKDYEAQRKNCVLTNALDEMQATDERLYSEEEEDYVDASLVFRTFDEEMYESPEESDDDDEEE, from the exons ATGCCGAAAAAAACGCCAC AAGCACCAAAGTTTGTCGAAAAACTTGAAAACATCGAAGTAAACGTCGGAAAAACAGCGATCATTGACTGCGTCTGTACAGGAGAACCTGAACCAGATTGTGATTGGTTCTTTGAAGAAAAACCTATTAAAGATGAAGGGAG GTTTCGCTATTTATTTGAGAAGGATGACGTAATTGgcttagaaattaaaaaagtgaCAGCAGAAGATGAAGGCGAGTACAAATGCGTTGCTTTCAACAAGTCAGGAGAAGTAGAATCCAAGTGCACCATCTTAGTCAATG CCGCAGGCAAAATCGTCGATGCACCCAGGAGTGAAAGTTACAACGAAAATCAAACAGCAATATTTAAATGTGAATACGTTGGTCATCCCCATCCCGAAGTCGGATGGTTTCGGGGAAAAAAAGAGATTAAAAATGGCGGGAAATATCTGATAACGAAAAAAAATCAGATATCTTGCATTGAAATTGACGAGTTGACGCTTGATGACGGGGGTTCATATAGTGTTGTAGTAAATAATGAATCAGGGGAGGACGAAGTATCGTTCACGTTAACGGTGT ATCCTGACAAGAAAAAGCCTGCAAAGAAGGAATCTACTGATCCTATGGCTGGGG taactaATTTTCAAAAGCAAGCTGCTGGTCGTCTGTTCACACCCCCgggaagaaaaaacaaaaagaagaagaagcttCCAATTGAACGAGAAGGAATTATTGCAGAGAATCCAGAGAAGTTTTACACATTTGGAGATGAAATTGGAAG AGGAAAATTTTCAGTCGTTCGACAGGCTGTCAATATGAAAACCAAACAAAAATACGCAGCAAAAATTATCAAGTTCGATGCTGACTCGCTGAAATTCGCTATTCGTGAATACGATCTAATGGCCAGTGGCAAGACTGTGACGAAAGGAACTGTGAAACTGCATGAAGCGtatttagtgcaaaaatatttaattctcaTCATGGATTT AATTGAAGGAAAGACATTATTAGATCAAGTTTCTCATCGACATTCTTTAAATGAAGACGATGTTGCTTACATCATTAGACAACTTTGTGAGACTTTAGCTGAACTTCACTCCAGAAATGTTATCCATCTAGACTTGCGC CCAACAAACATTCGATTTTACTCAGGACGAGAAGTTAAACTTCTTGATTACAACAGCTCTCGCCATATTGCAAATAAATTCGCTGGAGAGGTGGTGGATGTGATTGGAGACACTGAGTTCTGCG cGCCGGAATTATTGAATTTCGAGCCAGTACTTCCTGGGTCCGACATGTGGTCAGTTGGTGTGATCACATATATAAT GTTGAGTGGTATCTCTCCTTTCTTCTACGAAGATGAATCAAAGGTTGTGATGAGTGTGCAAAATGTGAAGTGGAAGTTTGACGAAGATGCTTTTGAAAACGTCTCCTCAAATGCTAAagacttcattaaaaaaatttttgtccgTATTCCAGa GCAAAGACTTACCGCCGTAGGAGCGTTGAAACATCCATGGCTAAGT AAAGATTATGAAGCTCAAAGAAAAAACTGTGTGCTCACTAACGCTTTGGACGAGATGCAAGCAACTGACGAGCGATTGTATTCTGAG GAAGAAGAAGATTATGTTGACGCGTCTTTAGTATTCAGAACATTCGACGAAGAAATGTACGAGTCACCAGAAGAAAGTGATGATGACGACGAAGAAGAGTAA
- the LOC130640876 gene encoding protein SPATA45 homolog, with product MDQESWCTVERTASQDWIRAERKHYNKAFDSKVFKQDTMSESKQAARLTNFNAADPSHRERRHFRDKYETQFKM from the exons ATGGATCAAGAATCGTGGTGCACCGTTGAGAGGACAGCCAGTCAAGACTGGATACGTGCTGAAAGGAAACATTACAATAAAGCATTTGACAGCAAGGTTTTTAAACAAGATACAATGTCGGAAAGTAAACAAGCAGCGAGGTTGACAAATTTTAATGCTGCTGATCCCAGCCATAGGGAAAGACGTCATTTCCGTGATAAAT ATGAAACACAATTCAAAATGTAG
- the LOC130640873 gene encoding uncharacterized protein LOC130640873 gives MTGFIVWCFMSYVVSFFNNIQTDIDDITDVVHSSTYNKEQKFGTLITHKSSSKKSFLIENGVVNTSCPNFKKIMDSNISLEDDKVPKSQSLWNNQIDKLENDKYRINNSSSSEENIIQPANKNQTHVLTTPKIPRKRRFRRRSKTAPSSAYVSHNTQVGELSVSDSEMKGNAHTKLCRVKTPNIVVVIDNSNIFIGAREAACHEKSGIRPRHVKLKLIQLLHIAEEGRKVTRGIAGASSPTTTSAAVWDIYRRSGYSVDLEDRRGKDEQRVDEQLHLAIYRALVELPAQTLVIATGDGNKGKSRSNTSFVECAKRAIYLGWKVEVLSWRHCLSVEWLKMANEKMLKIKFLDEHIHQLTSIEKRQERRSP, from the exons ATGACTGGATTCATAGTTTGGTGTTTTATGAG CTATGTGGTGTCGTTCTTCAATAACATACAGACCGATATTGATGATATTACTGATGTTGTACATTCGTCTACATATAACAAAGAACAAAAATTTGGAACACTAATTACACATAAATCAAgctcaaaaaaatcttttctaaTCGAAAACGGTGTTGTAAATACGTCCTGTCCTAACTTTAAGAAAATTATGGACAGTAACATTTCCCTCGAAGATGATAAAGTTCCTAAGTCACAAAGTCTATGGAACAATCAGATAGATAAGCTAGAAAATGACAAATACAGGATTAACAACAGCAGTAGCAGTGAGGAAAACATCATACAACCTGCCAATAAAAATCAAACTCATGTACTCACAACACCAAAAATTCCCAGAAAACGCCGCTTTCGAAGAAGAAGCAAAACCGCTCCATCTTCAGCGTACGTTTCACACAACACCCAGGTGGGAGAACTAAGTGTGTCGGATTCCGAAATGAAAGGAAATGCACACACAAAATTGTGTCGAGTAAAGACGCCTAATATCGTTGTTGTTATTGACAACAGCAACATATTTATAggtgcaagagaagctgcttgTCATGAAAAATCGGGAATTCGACCTCGACATGTTAAACTAAAGCTAATTCAACTGTTACATATTGCTGAAGAAGGAAGAAAGGTCACCCGAGGTATTGCTGGCGCCTCATCACCAACTACGACAAGTGCAGCCGTGTGGGATATATACAG GAGGTCTGGATACTCAGTTGATTTGGAAGATAGAAGAGGAAAGGATGAACAGAGAGTTGACGAACAACTTCATCTTGCTATTTATAGG GCATTGGTGGAGCTTCCTGCTCAAACATTGGTCATTGCAACAGGTGATGGAAACAAAGGTAAATCAAGAAGTAACACCAGCTTTGTTGAATGCGCGAAAAGAGCGATATACCTGGGTTGGAAGGTCGAAGTTTTGTCGTGGCGTCATTGTTTAAGCGTTGAGTGGTTAAAAATGGCGAatgaaaaaatgttgaaaattaaatttcttgatGA acaCATACATCAACTGACATCAATTGAGAAACGTCAGGAAAGAAGATCGCCTTAA
- the LOC130642177 gene encoding 50S ribosomal protein L16-like produces the protein MWERGRHLSAAVDRRYCFSLDDLKLSLQIYPLFNTGTRMGKGKGKLDYWASKSIAGQVLLEFNCDNDSLARQAFKQVKAKLPVRLHLRMKPKQPKRVLTADELLAMVQEDKERNERLQTQQPNWTQR, from the exons ATGTGGGAACGTGGAAGACATTTATCTGCAGCAGTTGATAGAAGATATTGTTTTTCTCTCGATgatttgaagttgtctctacaAATATATCCGTTATTTAATActg GTACAAGAATGGGGAAAGGAAAAGGCAAATTAgattattgggcgtcaaaatcAATTGCTGGTCAGGTGCTACTTGAGTTTAATTGTGATAACGACTCATTAGCTCGACAAGCATTTAAACAAGTGAAAGCCAAACTACCAGTACGACTTCATTTGCGTATGAAACCAAAGCAACCAAAAAGAGTGTTAACTGCTGATGAACTCTTAGCTATGGTGCAAGAGGATAAGGAACGAAATGAAAGACTGCAAACACAACAACCAAACTGGACACAAAGATGA
- the LOC130640871 gene encoding uncharacterized protein LOC130640871: MCCVNKRSYVTDIETKSNTHLLVYPRWLKVVVMFGQHKEYFSKKYRRRTFGVILMCFMTLMSAFNEADETGGNSDLSPDKQFRYRNYQPFAPYTQLLSAGEIKITWLPIFYRQSSNDYFELYNGEELEYVGKDLFHIARRLNYETEYAFKLRVCGSVPGDCSKYSIQRYQRTGKKTTSNHREKNNIFYQLLQINVFHVPTFSLLLIVVMTGFIVWCFMSYVVSFFNNIQTDIDDITDVVHSSTYNKEQKFGTLITHKSSSKKSFLIENGVVNTSCPNFKKIMDSNISLEDDKVPKSQSLWNNQIDKLENDKYRINNSSSSEENIIQPANKNQTHVLTTPKIPRKRRFRRRSKTAPSSAYVSHNTQVGELSVSDSEMKGNAHTKLCRVKTPNIVVVIDNSNIFIGAREAACHEKSGIRPRHVKLKLIQLLHIAEEGRKVTRGIAGASSPTTTSAAVWDIYRRSGYSVDLEDRRGKDEQRVDEQLHLAIYRALVELPAQTLVIATGDGNKGKSRSNTSFVECAKRAIYLGWKVEVLSWRHCLSVEWLKMANEKMLKIKFLDEHIHQLTSIEKRQERRSP; the protein is encoded by the exons ATGTGTTGTGTCAATAAACGATCATATGTCACTGATATCGAAACAAAGTCGAACACTCACTTACTAGTATATCCACGTTGGTTAAAAGTCGTCGTCATGTTTGGACAACATAAGGAATACTTTAGTAAAAAATACCGACGCCGTACGTTTGGTGTAATATTAATGTGTTTTATGACTTTGATGAGTGCTTTTAACGAAGCCGATGAAACGGGGGGAAATTCAGACTTATCGCCAG ataAACAATTCAGATACCGCAATTACCAACCCTTTGCGCCCTACACACAGTTACTTAGTGCGGGGGAGATCAAGATAACCTGGCTTCCAATATTTTATCGTCAATCATCGAATGATTATTTTGAATTATACAATGGAGAAGAGTTAGAGTATGTCGGGAAGGATTTATTTCACATTGCAAGAAGATTGAACTATGAAACGGAATATGCATTCAAATTGCGCGTCTGTGGTTCTGTCCCTGGTGACTGCTCTAAATATTCAATACAAAGATATCAACGAACAGGAAAAA agacaacttcaaatcATCGAGAGAAAAACAATATCTTCTATCAACTGCTGCAGATAAATGTCTTCCACGTTCCCACATTCTCTTTGTTATTAATTGTTGTTATGACTGGATTCATAGTTTGGTGTTTTATGAG CTATGTGGTGTCGTTCTTCAATAACATACAGACCGATATTGATGATATTACTGATGTTGTACATTCGTCTACATATAACAAAGAACAAAAATTTGGAACACTAATTACACATAAATCAAgctcaaaaaaatcttttctaaTCGAAAACGGTGTTGTAAATACGTCCTGTCCTAACTTTAAGAAAATTATGGACAGTAACATTTCCCTCGAAGATGATAAAGTTCCTAAGTCACAAAGTCTATGGAACAATCAGATAGATAAGCTAGAAAATGACAAATACAGGATTAACAACAGCAGTAGCAGTGAGGAAAACATCATACAACCTGCCAATAAAAATCAAACTCATGTACTCACAACACCAAAAATTCCCAGAAAACGCCGCTTTCGAAGAAGAAGCAAAACCGCTCCATCTTCAGCGTACGTTTCACACAACACCCAGGTGGGAGAACTAAGTGTGTCGGATTCCGAAATGAAAGGAAATGCACACACAAAATTGTGTCGAGTAAAGACGCCTAATATCGTTGTTGTTATTGACAACAGCAACATATTTATAggtgcaagagaagctgcttgTCATGAAAAATCGGGAATTCGACCTCGACATGTTAAACTAAAGCTAATTCAACTGTTACATATTGCTGAAGAAGGAAGAAAGGTCACCCGAGGTATTGCTGGCGCCTCATCACCAACTACGACAAGTGCAGCCGTGTGGGATATATACAG GAGGTCTGGATACTCAGTTGATTTGGAAGATAGAAGAGGAAAGGATGAACAGAGAGTTGACGAACAACTTCATCTTGCTATTTATAGG GCATTGGTGGAGCTTCCTGCTCAAACATTGGTCATTGCAACAGGTGATGGAAACAAAGGTAAATCAAGAAGTAACACCAGCTTTGTTGAATGCGCGAAAAGAGCGATATACCTGGGTTGGAAGGTCGAAGTTTTGTCGTGGCGTCATTGTTTAAGCGTTGAGTGGTTAAAAATGGCGAatgaaaaaatgttgaaaattaaatttcttgatGA acaCATACATCAACTGACATCAATTGAGAAACGTCAGGAAAGAAGATCGCCTTAA
- the LOC130640872 gene encoding myosin light chain kinase, smooth muscle-like isoform X2, whose amino-acid sequence MPKKTPQAPKFVEKLENIEVNVGKTAIIDCVCTGEPEPDCDWFFEEKPIKDEGRFRYLFEKDDVIGLEIKKVTAEDEGEYKCVAFNKSGEVESKCTILVNDPDKKKPAKKESTDPMAGVTNFQKQAAGRLFTPPGRKNKKKKKLPIEREGIIAENPEKFYTFGDEIGRGKFSVVRQAVNMKTKQKYAAKIIKFDADSLKFAIREYDLMASGKTVTKGTVKLHEAYLVQKYLILIMDLIEGKTLLDQVSHRHSLNEDDVAYIIRQLCETLAELHSRNVIHLDLRPTNIRFYSGREVKLLDYNSSRHIANKFAGEVVDVIGDTEFCAPELLNFEPVLPGSDMWSVGVITYIMLSGISPFFYEDESKVVMSVQNVKWKFDEDAFENVSSNAKDFIKKIFVRIPEQRLTAVGALKHPWLSKDYEAQRKNCVLTNALDEMQATDERLYSEEEEDYVDASLVFRTFDEEMYESPEESDDDDEEE is encoded by the exons ATGCCGAAAAAAACGCCAC AAGCACCAAAGTTTGTCGAAAAACTTGAAAACATCGAAGTAAACGTCGGAAAAACAGCGATCATTGACTGCGTCTGTACAGGAGAACCTGAACCAGATTGTGATTGGTTCTTTGAAGAAAAACCTATTAAAGATGAAGGGAG GTTTCGCTATTTATTTGAGAAGGATGACGTAATTGgcttagaaattaaaaaagtgaCAGCAGAAGATGAAGGCGAGTACAAATGCGTTGCTTTCAACAAGTCAGGAGAAGTAGAATCCAAGTGCACCATCTTAGTCAATG ATCCTGACAAGAAAAAGCCTGCAAAGAAGGAATCTACTGATCCTATGGCTGGGG taactaATTTTCAAAAGCAAGCTGCTGGTCGTCTGTTCACACCCCCgggaagaaaaaacaaaaagaagaagaagcttCCAATTGAACGAGAAGGAATTATTGCAGAGAATCCAGAGAAGTTTTACACATTTGGAGATGAAATTGGAAG AGGAAAATTTTCAGTCGTTCGACAGGCTGTCAATATGAAAACCAAACAAAAATACGCAGCAAAAATTATCAAGTTCGATGCTGACTCGCTGAAATTCGCTATTCGTGAATACGATCTAATGGCCAGTGGCAAGACTGTGACGAAAGGAACTGTGAAACTGCATGAAGCGtatttagtgcaaaaatatttaattctcaTCATGGATTT AATTGAAGGAAAGACATTATTAGATCAAGTTTCTCATCGACATTCTTTAAATGAAGACGATGTTGCTTACATCATTAGACAACTTTGTGAGACTTTAGCTGAACTTCACTCCAGAAATGTTATCCATCTAGACTTGCGC CCAACAAACATTCGATTTTACTCAGGACGAGAAGTTAAACTTCTTGATTACAACAGCTCTCGCCATATTGCAAATAAATTCGCTGGAGAGGTGGTGGATGTGATTGGAGACACTGAGTTCTGCG cGCCGGAATTATTGAATTTCGAGCCAGTACTTCCTGGGTCCGACATGTGGTCAGTTGGTGTGATCACATATATAAT GTTGAGTGGTATCTCTCCTTTCTTCTACGAAGATGAATCAAAGGTTGTGATGAGTGTGCAAAATGTGAAGTGGAAGTTTGACGAAGATGCTTTTGAAAACGTCTCCTCAAATGCTAAagacttcattaaaaaaatttttgtccgTATTCCAGa GCAAAGACTTACCGCCGTAGGAGCGTTGAAACATCCATGGCTAAGT AAAGATTATGAAGCTCAAAGAAAAAACTGTGTGCTCACTAACGCTTTGGACGAGATGCAAGCAACTGACGAGCGATTGTATTCTGAG GAAGAAGAAGATTATGTTGACGCGTCTTTAGTATTCAGAACATTCGACGAAGAAATGTACGAGTCACCAGAAGAAAGTGATGATGACGACGAAGAAGAGTAA
- the LOC130640875 gene encoding 50S ribosomal protein L16-like has protein sequence MIFKHSLQATKQFRTLGITSLSPYLNKFILPACTSCRNINLKPKLKEFVHCDFVDNMDYGVYALTTGYIKEAAMEAARLAIVRRAKTKQVTKIVSETPFTKKPLGTRMGKGKGKLDYWASKSIAGQVLLEFNCDNDSLARQAFKQVKAKLPVRLHLRMKPKQPKRVLTADELLAMVQEDKERNERLQTQQPNWTQR, from the coding sequence ATGATTTTCAAGCATTCATTACAAGCAACTAAACAATTTCGGACGTTGGGTATTACTTCATTATCGCCGTATTTGAATAAATTTATTCTCCCAGCATGTACATCGTGCAGGAATATAAACCTAAAACCCAAATTAAAAGAGTTTGTACACTGTGATTTTGTTGACAATATGGATTACGGTGTGTATGCTTTAACAACTGGCTATATCAAGGAGGCGGCAATGGAGGCGGCACGACTGGCTATTGTTAGAAGGGCCAAAACAAAACAAGTCACAAAAATTGTTTCCGAAACTCCGTTTACAAAAAAACCATTAGGTACAAGAATGGGGAAAGGAAAAGGCAAATTAgattattgggcgtcaaaatcAATTGCTGGTCAGGTGCTACTTGAGTTTAATTGTGATAACGACTCATTAGCTCGACAAGCATTTAAACAAGTGAAAGCCAAACTACCAGTACGACTTCATTTGCGTATGAAACCAAAGCAACCAAAAAGAGTGTTAACTGCTGATGAACTCTTAGCTATGGTGCAAGAGGATAAGGAACGAAATGAAAGACTGCAAACACAACAACCAAACTGGACACAAAGATGA
- the LOC130640870 gene encoding protein PALS2-like — MKPNDNTEANLDAIKTILNGLHQSDQNVYEEEQLKFIEKILDNQIIKDLIKVHEKLLSTKEHTTKKNCIELCKEILKCLEENASDEKCTELAKIIKSPYIRCLIEAHDNIVYETYKVLPMLPPEETSQKSLDGGGPPIRVVGLSVNPKKPLGITLAKHPDNCIYIQRILLGTMVEKQGLLNVGDVLQEINGAKVGEDPVEVQKQLNSADGDLTLKVIPAFKDSRGLCQVHLRCHFDYNPSKDNLFPKSEIGLAFKCGDILEVKDQSEPDWWQATHYNDNTNTGLVPSLQFEQRRKASSTKKVDEHKSGGAFKKKKKFIYRTSENKILDFLDTKLYEEVTRMPPMERKVIVLIGAQGIGRRTLKNRLIASYPDRYADVTRDTSRSPREGEVSGRGYNFRQPEEMKADVLSGKYLEWGENGGVYYGTRLNEIRDIINNGKTCVIDTDPSALKLLHTAEFMPLIVFIDAPKLEVLMKNNQKGGDRKPPSAEEMKEIIRESSSISENYHHYFDMRIINDDFDKTYDTLREHIEISSSEPQWVPVHWVY, encoded by the exons ATGAAACCAAATGATAATACTGAAG cCAACTTAGATGCCATAAAGACAATACTTAACGGTCTGCATCAGTCAGATCAAAATGTTTATGAAGAAGAACAATTAaagtttattgaaaaaattttgGATAATCAAATCATAAAAGATCTAATCAAG GTACATGAAAAACTTTTGTCTACGAAAGAACACACAACAAAGAAGAATTGTATTGAGCTTTGCAAAGAA ATTTTAAAGTGTTTAGAAGAGAATGCCTCTGATGAAAAGTGTACAGAGTtggctaaaataataaaaagcccTTACATCAGG TGTTTAATTGAAGCTCATGATAATATAGTATATGAAACATACAAAGTATTACCAATGTTGCCACCCGAAGAAACATCACAGAAATCACTTGATGGTGGTGGGCCACCTATTCGTGTTGTTGGTTTGAGTGTGAACCCCAAGAAGCCATTG GGAATCACTCTTGCCAAACATCCAGATAATTGCATTTATATTCAACGAATCTTACTTGGAACAATGGTTGAAAAACAAG GTTTATTAAATGTTGGTGATGTGCTACAAGAAATAAACGGTGCAAAAGTTGGTGAGGACCCTGTCGAAGTTCAAAAACAACTG AATTCTGCTGATGGAGATTTAACATTGAAGGTTATTCCTGCTTTTAAAGATTCGCGTGGACTATGTCaa GTTCATCTAAGatgccattttgactacaatccCAGTAAAGACAATCTGTTTCCAAAATCTGAGATAGGATTAGCTTTCAAGTGTGGAGATATTTTAGAAGTGAAGGATCAATCTGAGCCTGACTGGTGGCAG GCTACTCACTATAATGACAATACCAATACCGGACTTGTACCCAGTTTACAATTTGAGCAAAG ACGAAAAGCATCGAGCACAAAGAAAGTGGATGAACATAAAT CTGGTGGAGCgtttaagaagaagaaaaagtttatttatcGCACCAGTGAAAATAaaa TTTTGGATTTTCTTGACACAAAGCTTTATGAAGAAGTGACGAGAATGCCACCTATGGAAAGAAAAGTTATTGTTTTAATTG GAGCGCAAGGTATCGGAAGACGCacattaaaaaatcgcttgATAGCTAGTTATCCTGATCGTTACGCAGATGTTACTAGAG ATACAAGTCGTTCACCAAGAGAAGGTGAAGTGTCTGGTCGTGGGTACAATTTTCGGCAGCCTGAAGAAATGAAAGCAGATGTACTGTCTGGAAAGTATTTGGAATGGGGTGAGAATGGCGGCGTGTACTATGGCACACGATTGAACGAAATTCGAGATATCATCAATAATGGTAAAACTTGTGTGATAGACACAGACCCATCG GCATTGAAGTTATTACACACCGCAGAGTTTATGCCGCTCATTGTTTTCATCGATGCACCGAAGCTTGAAGTACTTATGAAGAATAACCAAAAAGGTGGAGATCGTAAGCCGCCTTCA GCTGAAGAAATGAAAGAGATTATCCGCGAGAGTTCTTCAATTAGCGAAAATTACCATCATTATTTCGACATGCGAATTATCAATGACGATTTCGACAAGACGTACGACACGCTGAGAGAACACATAGAAATATCATCTTCTGAACCGCAGTGGGTGCCAGTTCATTGGGTATATTAG